The following coding sequences lie in one Mus musculus strain C57BL/6J chromosome 11, GRCm38.p6 C57BL/6J genomic window:
- the Mpdu1 gene encoding mannose-P-dolichol utilization defect 1 protein isoform 3 (isoform 3 is encoded by transcript variant 3) gives MHYRGETVKGVAFLACYAMVLLALLSPLTPLAVVTLLQASNVPAVVVGKLLQAATNYRNGHTGQLSAITVFMLFGGSLARIFTSVQETGDPLMAGVFVVSSLCNGLIAAQVLFYWNAKAPHKQKKEQ, from the exons ATGCACTACAGAGGAGAGACCGTGAAAG GAGTCGCTTTCCTTGCCTGCTATGCCATGGTCCTGCTGGCGCTGCTCTCCCCGCTCACGCCTCTGGCTGTAGTCACTCTGCTCCAGGCCTCCAATGTACCTGCCGTGGTGGTGGGGAAG TTGCTTCAGGCAGCCACTAACTACCGCAACGGACACACAGGCCAGCTTTCAGCCATTACAGTGTTTATGCTGTTTGGGGGCTCCTTGGCCCGAATCTTCACTTCTGTTCAG GAAACTGGAGACCCCCTCATGGCTGGAGTCTTTGTGGTCTCTTCTCTCTGCAATGGCCTCATTGCTGCCCAGGTCCTCTTCTACTGGAACGCAAAGGCTCCCCACAAACAGAAAAAGGAGCAATAG